One part of the Acipenser ruthenus chromosome 55, fAciRut3.2 maternal haplotype, whole genome shotgun sequence genome encodes these proteins:
- the LOC117967548 gene encoding myoD family inhibitor-like isoform X2 — translation MSECVADIVDSGKARDAEASGPSEMDPHNGPPRAEAEPADERSLAGNEFSTNEREQLLPSTPAHKTGEDLALPQPECPPPSASYTEAPPPYVNGHSHPKGVSNGAPPICTPPQLQVPVRCLQNHRPGNGKRLTTSSYKSQHSIKCTASHMQQSAGEDRCVHCILACLFCEFLSLCSLLVECVACGRGCGEACCCGGGACFRGGEDSCATAMDCGMLEDCCESDCLEICFECCSICFPA, via the exons ATGTCTGAGTGCGTGGCAGACATTGTGGACTCAGGGAAGGCCAGGGACGCAGAGGCCAGTGGCCCGAGCGAAATGGACCCACACAACGGGCCGCCGCGAGCAG AGGCGGAACCGGCCGACGAGCGCTCGCTAGCAGGAAACGAATTCTCCACCAATGAGAGagagcagctcctcccctccacACCCGCCCACAAAACTGGAGAAG ACCTCGCCTTACCTCAGCCTGAATGCCCGCCCCCCTCAGCTAGCTACACAGAGGCCCCTCCGCCTTATGTGAACGGCCACTCCCACCCAAAGGGCGTGTCCAACGGAGCCCCGCCCATCTGCACGCCCCCTCAGCTTCAGGTTCCCGTCAGATGCCTCCAGAACCATCGCCCTGGCAACGGGAAGCGTCTGACTACCTCCAGCTACAAGAGCCAGCATAGCATCAAATGCACCGCCTCCCACATGCAGCAATCAGCTGGAGAAG ACCGCTGTGTGCACTGCATCCTGGCCTGCCTGTTCTGTGAGTTCCTGTCTCTATGCTCCCTATTGGTGGAATGCGTGGCTTGTGGGCGGGGCTGTGGGGAGGCCTGTTGCTGTGGGGGCGGGGCCTGCTTCAGGGGCGGGGAGGACAGCTGCGCCACCGCTATGGATTGTGGGATGCTGGAGGACTGCTGTGAGTCCGACTGCCTGGAAATCTGCTTCGAATGTTGTTCCATTTGCTTCCCAGCCTAG
- the LOC117967548 gene encoding myoD family inhibitor-like isoform X1, whose amino-acid sequence MSECVADIVDSGKARDAEASGPSEMDPHNGPPRAEAEPADERSLAGNEFSTNEREQLLPSTPAHKTGEDLALPQPECPPPSASYTEAPPPYVNGHSHPKGVSNGAPPICTPPQLQVPVRCLQNHRPGNGKRLTTSSYKSQHSIKCTASHMQQSAGEEVCASLFLACLSCHLSECLLISPSVCWTCTDCLCAQCCPWLLPPLLAGCRHCAGCLNDNARCCCYLTGQSGCSICEACLQTTECLEIAMEISELCFH is encoded by the exons ATGTCTGAGTGCGTGGCAGACATTGTGGACTCAGGGAAGGCCAGGGACGCAGAGGCCAGTGGCCCGAGCGAAATGGACCCACACAACGGGCCGCCGCGAGCAG AGGCGGAACCGGCCGACGAGCGCTCGCTAGCAGGAAACGAATTCTCCACCAATGAGAGagagcagctcctcccctccacACCCGCCCACAAAACTGGAGAAG ACCTCGCCTTACCTCAGCCTGAATGCCCGCCCCCCTCAGCTAGCTACACAGAGGCCCCTCCGCCTTATGTGAACGGCCACTCCCACCCAAAGGGCGTGTCCAACGGAGCCCCGCCCATCTGCACGCCCCCTCAGCTTCAGGTTCCCGTCAGATGCCTCCAGAACCATCGCCCTGGCAACGGGAAGCGTCTGACTACCTCCAGCTACAAGAGCCAGCATAGCATCAAATGCACCGCCTCCCACATGCAGCAATCAGCTGGAGAAG aggTGTGTGCCTCTCTGTTTCTTGCCTGCCTCTCCTGTCACCTCTCTGAGTGTCTGCTCATCTCCCCCTCTGTGTGCTGGACATGTACGGACTGCCTCTGCGCCCAGTGCTGCCCCTGGCTGCTGCCCCCTCTGCTGGCCGGATGCCGTCACTGCGCGGGCTGCCTGAATGACAACGCGCGATGCTGCTGCTACCTCACGGGCCAATCAGGCTGCTCGATCTGCGAGGCGTGCCTGCAGACTACGGAATGTCTGGAAATCGCCATGGAGATCTCGGAGCTCTGCTTCCACTGA